One window of the Megalops cyprinoides isolate fMegCyp1 chromosome 2, fMegCyp1.pri, whole genome shotgun sequence genome contains the following:
- the LOC118772178 gene encoding uncharacterized protein K02A2.6-like yields MVDRNVTPVMQPLRRSPLALRDDITAELQRLLDEDIIEQVNASPWISNLVVAKKKSGGLRICVDLRSVNRAIIPDCYPLPTTEELTAQFYGSTVFSKLDLRQGYLQVPLHPDSRNLTAFIAHKGAFRYKRMAFGLSSAPSCFQKIMASILAGISGVAVFLDDIVVHGSTTAVHDEWLQRVFAALAKHHLTLNGEKCVFGASTIEYVGFRLSAEGISPLLSNTEAIQQVPEPTSPAQIASFLGMTAYYLRFVPQYCETTAPLHRLLKHNEPWVLAPACSDAVQRLKMQLTTPPVLAHFDLASPTLVTCNASAIAIGAVLSQVQGGTERPVAFASRALTPTEQRYSVGEREALACLWACERWHMYLYGREFTLRTDHQALTALLATSGTGHRPLRLHRWADRLLQYNYRLQFTPGRDNVVADLLSRSVPAPPTSQVLVPGREQAENDIIQLLHTPLQETVSLRELQDASAADPVLSSVSTYIRQGWPKTVPDELTPYFRIREQLACWNDTCVARGLCTVVPSSLRARVLAMAHEGHLGIVRLKQRCRDTVWWPGIDRDIETLVKDCTACLLSGKTRAPAPPPPMQPLTWPSKPWEHLQLDVCGELHGVPHHQRFLVVIYDLHSKWPEVTPAGSVTAKVLIDILDSLFARWGLPKKITTDNGPQMVSCELTSYLKEKGIHHIRTAFYNPSANGGVERLNQSLKNGIRVHLAQGCTFSASLLQTLLHYRATPHATTGVSPASLMLGRELQLPLDRLRPALAQTPAHPIQEKVDARQNQMKTRFDGRRRARSPTIAVHDWVRIRRPLRENKLQSFWSHPVQVSQRLGPATYSLTDGTRWHSSHLRRVQAPVGLSESMAPVTATSAPQDGPWTDPSTNPDGPTPPVQPGAIAPELTTPEPATEPEGRPARAHARPGRFDDFEAVFHT; encoded by the coding sequence ATGGTAGACCGTAACGTCACACCAGTGATGCAGCCACTCCGTCGCTCCCCGCTAGCCCTacgtgatgacatcacagctgagcTGCAGCGTCTGCTAGATGAGGACATAATTGAGCAGGTGAATGCCTCACCATGGATATCTAATTTAGTTGTGGCAAAGAAAAAGAGTGGGGGCCTGCGCATCTGTGTAGACCTGAGGTCCGTGAACAGGGCCATAATACCCGACTGCTACCCCTTGCCAACAACTGAGGAGCTCACCGCCCAGTTTTATGGGTCTACAGTCTTTTCCAAACTGGACCTGCGCCAGGGCTACCTCCAGGTGCCTTTACACCCAGATAGCCGCAACCTGACTGCGTTCATTGCGCATAAAGGGGCTTTTCGCTACAAACGCATGGCTTTTGGCCTTAGTTCAGCTCCaagctgttttcagaaaataatggcCTCCATCCTGGCTGGGATTTCAGGCGTGGCTGTATTTTTGGATGACATAGTAGTCCATGGCTCCACCACTGCGGTGCATGATGAATGGCTCCAGAGAGTTTTCGCAGCATTAGCTAAACACCACCTCACACTTAATGGAGAAAAGTGTGTCTTCGGGGCCTCGACTATCGAGTATGTGGGGTTCCGCCTCTCTGCTGAGGGCATAAGCCCGCTCCTCTCTAACACAGAGGCCATCCAGCAAGTCCCAGAGCCCACGTCACCAGCTCAGATTGCTTCTTTCCTGGGAATGACGGCGTACTATCTCAGGTTTGTGCCGCAGTACTGCGAGACGACTGCGCCGCTGCACAGACTATTGAAACACAATGAGCCCTGGGTCTTGGCACCAGCTTGTTCTGATGCCGTGCAACGCCTGAAGATGCAGCTCACAACACCACCGGTCCTGGCACATTTCGACCTAGCCAGCCCCACTCTGGTCACATGCAACGCCTCAGCCATAGCCATTGGTGCTGTGCTGTCCCAGGTCCAGGGAGGTACAGAAAGGCCTGTCGCTTTCGCCTCCCGAGCCCTCACCCCTACAGAACAACGCTACTCTGTGGGGGAACGAGAAGCGCTGGCGTGCCTGTGGGCCTGTGAGCGCTGGCACATGTATTTGTATGGCCGCGAATTCACACTGAGGACTGATCATCAGGCACTCACTGCCCTTCTGGCCACATCAGGCACTGGCCACAGGCCACTACGGTTGCACCGTTGGGCTGACCGCTTACTGCAATACAACTACCGCCTGCAGTTTACGCCTGGACGTGACAACGTGGTAGCAGACCTGCTGTCCCGGTCAGTCCCCGCCCCGCCCACATCTCAGGTCTTAGTCCCTGGCCGCGAGCAagcagaaaatgacatcataCAGCTGCTCCATACACCACTCCAGGAAACTGTGTCGCTGCGTGAGCTGCAGGATGCCTCAGCAGCCGACCCTGTCCTTTCCTCAGTATCAACATACATCAGGCAAGGCTGGCCAAAAACGGTGCCGGATGAGCTAACACCCTACTTCAGGATCCGGGAGCAGCTTGCATGCTGGAATGACACCTGTGTTGCCAGGGGGCTCTGTACTGTGGTCCCAAGTTCCCTGCGTGCGCGTGTCCTTGCTATGGCGCACGAGGGCCACTTGGGCATAGTCAGGCTCAAACAACGATGTCGGGACACAGTGTGGTGGCCTGGGATCGACAGGGACATTGAGACCCTGGTCAAGGACTGCACCGCCTGTCTCCTCAGTGGCAAGACCAGGGCCCCAGCCCCGCCGCCACCCATGCAACCTTTGACCTGGCCGTCCAAACCCTGGGAGCATCTACAGCTCGATGTCTGTGGTGAGCTGCATGGCGTGCCACACCATCAGCGTTTTCTGGTTGTGATCTACGACCTTCACTCTAAGTGGCCAGAGGTGACACCAGCCGGCTCAGTGACAGCCAAAGTGCTAATTGACATTCTGGACTCTTTATTTGCCCGTTGGGGTTTGCCCAAGAAAATCACCACTGATAATGGGCCTCAAATGGTTTCATGTGAACTGACCTCCTACCTGAAAGAGAAAGGGATTCACCATATCCGCACAGCTTTCTATAACCCCTCTGCCAATGGGGGGGTGGAACGGCTGAATCAGTCTCTGAAGAACGGAATCAGGGttcaccttgctcaagggtgcacaTTCAGCGCCAGCCTACTGCAGACATTGTTACATTATCGTGCCACCCCACACGCCACAACTGGAGTCTCTCCTGCTTCCCTCATGCTGGGACGAGAGCTCCAGTTGCCTCTGGATAGACTTCGCCCTGCCCTGGCCCAGACTCCAGCTCACCCGATCCAAGAAAAGGTGGATGCACGTCAGAACCAGATGAAGACTCGGTTTGACGGGAGACGGCGAGCTCGGTCTCCTACCATCGCAGTCCATGACTGGGTCAGGATTCGCCGACCACTACGCGAGAATAAATTGCAGTCTTTCTGGTCACATCCTGTCCAGGTCAGCCAACGACTCGGCCCAGCTACTTACAGCCTTACAGATGGCACCCGCTGGCATTCCAGCCACCTGCGCAGGGTCCAGGCTCCTGTTGGGCTTAGTGAAAGTATGGCCCCTGTAACAGCCACATCAGCCCCACAGGATGGCCCCTGGACAGATCCCAGCACAAACCCGGATGGCCCCACACCTCCAGTCCAGCCTGGAGCCATAGCCCCTGAACTCACGACCCCTGAGCCTGCCACTGAACCAGAGGGTCGTCCAGCTCGGGCGCATGCACGGCCTGGACGCTTCGATGACTTTGAGGCAGTCTTTCACACTTAG